The Caretta caretta isolate rCarCar2 chromosome 5, rCarCar1.hap1, whole genome shotgun sequence genome contains a region encoding:
- the SIGLEC15 gene encoding sialic acid-binding Ig-like lectin 15, with protein sequence MKGFGLFLACLLCIFKKGLQSNGWSIQVPSDATGEIGKAVVLPCTFTHPHKTYDRTLTTIWRIKEPYDGMVVFKCVTHSSSDLCKTAVSYKNKYKLIGNPRHNNLSIKIDNLTWSDSNRYFCRVEFSGDLHDKYESRTGIRLHLIAAPRIVNITIGSNQDRTFRAQCTAEGEPLPSLTWTGPLFSNATSVTSLNHQITKELHYLTRDGKYTCTAVNSHGRAEGAVYFYKFKAASSSLIPILMFVALGIKALVLLMILGIAGFWRAGHGTAPSRLSRQQAQDSTYENLDRRNNCGSQSLPTE encoded by the exons GTTTGCAGTCCAATGGGTGGTCCATTCAGGTTCCATCAGATGCTACTGGTGAGATTGGAAAGGCAGTTGTTCTGCCCTGTACTTTCACACACCCCCACAAAACATATGACCGGACCCTCACAACCATTTGGAGGATCAAGGAACCTTACGATGGGATGGTAGTGTTCAAATGCGTTACTCACAGCTCGAGCGACCTCTGTAAAACTGCAGTTAGCTACAAGAACAAGTACAAACTGATTGGAAACCCCAGGCACAATAACCTCTCCATCAAGATCGACAACCTGACCTGGAGCGACAGCAACAGATACTTCTGCCGGGTGGAGTTTTCTGGGGATCTTCATGACAAGTACGAAAGCAGGACTGGGATAAGGCTCCATTTGATAG CTGCTCCCAGGATTGTTAACATCACCATTGGCTCCAACCAGGACCGTACCTTCAGAGCGCAGTGTACAGCCGAAGGGGAGCCGCTGCCTTCTCTGACATGGACCGGCCCTCTCTTCAGCAATGCAACGTCAGTCACAAGCTTGAACCACCAGATAACCAAAGAGTTGCACTACCTGACTCGCGATGGAAAATACACGTGCACAGCCGTTAACAGCCACGGGAGAGCGGAGGGAGCCGTGTATTTCTATAAATTCAAAGCAGCAAGCAGCTCCTTGATTCCGATCCTGATGTTTGTAGCACTAGGAATTAAAGCACTGGTGTTGCTGATGATATTAGGAATTGCTGGGTTTTGGAGGGCAG GTCATGGCACAGCCCCATCCAGGCTGTCCAG GCAACAAGCGCAAGACTCTACATATGAAAATCTTGACCGCAGAAACAACTGTGGCAGTCAGAGTTTGCCGACAGAATGA